GATGGGTGCTTGGTCCTAAACTCACCAATTCGCGGCATCAGCCAGCTAACCGCAAAGCTTGGCGTCATGGATATGTTCAGAGGACGATCACGCCCCCCGCTCGCAACCATTTCGATTGTCTCCGCGATTTGAGAGAATCCTTCCAGTAGACCTTCTGCCAGGATCTTTCCGTCCGCGGTTAAACTCAATCCCCGCCCTTCCCGGAAAAGCAAACCCACGCCAAGCCACTCCTCCAGACGTCGAACTTGCTGTGCGACTGCAGCATGGGTCACGTTCATTTCCCGACCCGCCTTACTAAAGCTCCGATTCCTGGCCGCTGATTCGAATGCACGAAGGCTCGATAGCGAAGGAAGATCATGCCATCTCATATGTAATTCCTACTTACATATCAAAATTATTCCTGAGTCTCATCATTTTCTTATCTGACCTATATTTTGTCTAGAGAAACCGCTACACAGGAGAAATAAAATGTTACTTTCAGTGTTCACAGAAACTTATATGTCGGTCCTTCGTCGGGAGAACCCGGGCGTATCTCACAAACCCGAACAGCGCGCTTTTCCCGATTACGAAATCGAACGGCAACATAAACTGCCACTCTTTCGTAGCGGTCTAATCGTGCTCGCTGGTCTTATCGCACTAGTGAGCCTGTGAATGTGGGAAACACCAAGGATGCATCGGCGAGGTTCATTCGGTCAGGACTCGACTTAGAGTCTGCCAAGTGGCCTCGTCGGGTGCCATAACCAGACCTTGGGTCTGGCGCAGGAGCGGATGATAATCAACTTGCTCCAACGTTCGCGCGAGCCCGCCAGCTTCCGCATGGATGAGTGTGCCAGGTGCGTGATCCCAGGGCATCAGCTTGGTGAAGAGTGAGAAGTGCATCTTTCCTTCGGACAATCGTAAATACTCGGCGCCGGCACACCCCAAGCTCTTCAAAGGGCGCATGCTGTCACGATTGCGTTCAACAGCTTTTGCAATTTCAGGTGAAGCCCAAGTGCTTGCGTGAAACGTACCCGTCAGTTCGGAAACGCTTGAAGGCGCGGGTGCAATCTTAAGTCGCACACCATCCATCCAAGCGCCCGCCCCTTTCTCCGCCACCGCCATGCGGCCACTCGGCAGTTCCAGAATCCAGGCACCGACGGTCTCGCCCGCTCGTACCAGCGCGACCATGATCGCAAAAACCGGCCGACCGTGAGAAAAATTTCGGGTTCCGTCAATGGGGTCAACAATCCATACCGGCTCGGCACCCGCTAGCAGATCGAATACTTTCGGATCAGTAGCAGCAGCTTCC
This is a stretch of genomic DNA from Limibacillus halophilus. It encodes these proteins:
- a CDS encoding inositol monophosphatase family protein; translated protein: MKIHTQSVIDILKETAETEVMPRYQTLASHEIREKDKGEPVTVADEASERRLTAALTALLPGSKVVGEEAAATDPKVFDLLAGAEPVWIVDPIDGTRNFSHGRPVFAIMVALVRAGETVGAWILELPSGRMAVAEKGAGAWMDGVRLKIAPAPSSVSELTGTFHASTWASPEIAKAVERNRDSMRPLKSLGCAGAEYLRLSEGKMHFSLFTKLMPWDHAPGTLIHAEAGGLARTLEQVDYHPLLRQTQGLVMAPDEATWQTLSRVLTE